A single region of the Vicia villosa cultivar HV-30 ecotype Madison, WI linkage group LG4, Vvil1.0, whole genome shotgun sequence genome encodes:
- the LOC131599337 gene encoding 20 kDa chaperonin, chloroplastic-like, giving the protein MASSQLTASSISTRNVASFQGLRPSGVQFHGARNVRIGNPARRSFKGVVVKAANVVAPKYTAIKPLGDRVLVKVKEAEEKTEGGILLPSTAQSKPQGGEVVAVGEGKTLGKNQVDISVKPGAQVVYSKYAGTEVDFNGEKHLIVKDDDIVGILETDDIKDLKPLNDRVLIKIEKAEEKTSGGLFLTEATKEKPSFGTVVAVGPGFVDEEGNRKPLSVTPGNTVLYSKYAGNDFKGKDGFEYITLRSSDVMAVLS; this is encoded by the exons ATGGCTTCTTCTCAGTTGACAGCATCATCAATTTCTACCAGGAACGTTGCGTCCTTTCAAGGACTTCGACCTTCTGGAGTTCAGTTTCATGGTGCTAGAAATGTTAGAATTGGTAACCCTGCACGAAGGTCCTTCAAGGGTGTGGTTGTCAAAGCAGCCAATGTCGTTGCCCCCAAG TACACCGCAATTAAGCCTTTGGGTGACAGAGTACTTGTAAAAGTTAAGGAAGCAGAAGAGAAGACAGAGGGTggaattttgcttccatcaactgCTCAATCAAAGCCTCAAGGAGGTGAGGTGGTTGCTGTTGGAGAAGGAAAGACACTTGGAAAGAACCAAGTTGATATCAGTGTGAAG CCAGGCGCACAAGTTGTGTATTCAAAGTATGCAGGTACAGAGGTAGATTTCAATGGCGAGAAGCATCTTATTGTGAAGGATGATGACATTGTTGGCATCCTTGAAACCGATGACATCAAGGATCTTAAACCATTGAACGATAGAGTCCTGATTAAG ATTGAAAAAGCTGAGGAAAAAACTTCTGGTGGTTTGTTTCTCACAGAAGCAACCAAGGAGAAACCTTCATTTGGAACA GTCGTAGCAGTTGGTCCAGGGTTCGTGGATGAGGAAGGCAACAGAAAACCTTTGTCTGTTACTCCTGGGAACACAGTTTTGTACTCCAAATACGCCGGTAATGACTTCAAAGGAAAAGATGGTTTCGAGTACATAACATTGAGGAGTTCAGATGTCATGGCTGTTCTCTCTTAG